A section of the Castanea sativa cultivar Marrone di Chiusa Pesio chromosome 12, ASM4071231v1 genome encodes:
- the LOC142620148 gene encoding uncharacterized protein LOC142620148 has product MDILFSEENAKGVKQPHNNPLVIMHMIEGFNTRQILVNNSNSADIIYLLAFQQLKVDPKRLRPLESSLISFSGDQSINASIPASRSSHEGEPHPDDRGGREREDGSPRNDRVVDGEPTKTTKIGMNLNDQMKKELVQFLKENLEIFAWSHKDIPGIAAEVIQHRLNVNLGRKPVQQRRRVFALECNKAIMDEEDKLLAASFIRKVYYPN; this is encoded by the exons ATGGACATCCTATTCTCAGAAGAAAATGCTAAAGGTGTGAAACAGCCACATAACAATCCCTTGGTCATCATGCATATGATAGAGGGATTCAACACCAGACAAATTCTCGTCAACAATAGCAACTCTGCTGACATCATTTACCTcttagctttccagcagctgAAAGTAGATCCAAAGAGGTTGCGACCATTAGAATCTTCTCTCATTAGTTTCAGCGGAGACCAG tcaatTAATGCCTCCATCCCTGCAAGTCGTTCTAGCCACGAAGGAGAACCACACCCGGATGATCGaggaggaagagaaagagaagatggAAGCCCTAGAAACGATAGAGTTGTAGATGGAGAACCAACGAAGACGACAAAAATAGGGATGAACTTGAATGATCAAATGAAGAAAGAGTTGGTACAGTTTCTTAAGGAGAACCTGGAAATTTTCGCATGGAGTCACAAAGATATACCCGGTATAGCGGCAGAGGTTATTCAGCATCGCCTGAATGTCAATCTTGGAAGAAAGCCTGTCCAACAAAGACGACGAGTCTTCGCCCTCGAATGTAACAAGGCCATCATGGATGAAGAGGACAAGCTACTTGCAGCTAGTTTTATCCGAAAGGTTTACTACCCCAATTAG